Proteins from a genomic interval of Lolium perenne isolate Kyuss_39 chromosome 1, Kyuss_2.0, whole genome shotgun sequence:
- the LOC127311481 gene encoding large ribosomal subunit protein eL29z, with protein sequence MAKSKNHTAHNQSYKAHRNGIKKPKRQRQASTKGMDPKFLRNLRYSRKHNKKGGEEVQD encoded by the exons ATGGCCAAGTCGAAGAACCACACGGCGCACAACCAGTCGTACAAGGCGCACAGGAACGGCATCAAGAAGCCCAAGCGCCAGCGCCAGGCCTCCACCAAGGGg ATGGACCCGAAGTTCCTGAGGAACCTGAGGTACTCCAGGAAGCACAACAAGAAGGGTGGTGAGGAGGTTCAGGACTAA
- the LOC127311504 gene encoding metallothionein-like protein 1, whose protein sequence is MSCNCGSSCGCGSNCNCGKMYPDLEEKSAATIVVLGAGPAKAQFEEAAESGEAGHGCSCGANCKCNPCNC, encoded by the exons ATGTCTTGCAACTGTGGATCAAGCTGCGGCTGCGGCTCAAACTGCAACTGCGG CAAGATGTACCCTGACTTGGAGGAGAAGAGCGCCGCCACCATCGTCGTCCTCGGCGCCGGGCCTGCGAAGGCACAGTTCGAGGAGGCCGCCGAGTCCGGTGAGGCCGGCCATGGCTGCAGCTGCGGCGCCAACTGCAAGTGCAACCCTTGCAACTGCTAA